In a genomic window of Salegentibacter salegens:
- a CDS encoding ATP-binding protein, whose protein sequence is MDYSYFSGLIQNAALLLVFSFLYATRWIDSTQSKKLMPNIFAGIIVGGIGVLLMFTPWTYQPGHYFDLRSILLAISGLYLGAIPTIIAILITAIYRLFMGGAFVVTGVSLIIISGFLGLGWRYFQQRRGGKNSIVSLYLFGVVVHVCMMLLPILFPADGSLDVKFMALPVISIYPVITVLLGRLMNKQLKNWKNQKTKERLNESEQRYTKMMLDINMIFINVDLDSNIIFCNKYLLSITGYTEEELIGNNTVDIFIPEDEKEKTKEGLRELFENNRDLHQFESKILTKDKKELYISWYNSVITDDYGKIRGIASLGENITEKKATFDKLKEAKEKAEESNRLKSVFLQNISHEIRTPMNAIVGAISLLKESHGDKGTREKFYEILEISGARLLTTVNDLIDISQVETQQIKVNKSNFSLSKVLANHVDVATPLARKNNNKIICTSKYLHTETILHTDKNMLTSIFINLLSNANKFTTNGTIEIGSRDEGGDIVFYIKDNGIGIPKNRLDVIFDRFVQADSSLSRAHEGSGLGLSIAQAYAKMLGGNLWVESEEGKGSTFFFNIPKDEVTLTAPDTGKEESEVLLLPNRKILIAEDDKLNYLILKRIVENMGVINILHAKNGTEAVEMLKNDTEISLVLMDIKMPEMSGEEATQKIRTFNPAIPIIAQTAFAMPGDRERFIEIGCNDYIPKPIDKNELMKLLQKYLNSNNKDITTR, encoded by the coding sequence ATGGATTACTCTTATTTTTCTGGATTAATACAAAATGCTGCACTACTACTGGTTTTTAGTTTTTTATATGCCACCCGGTGGATTGATTCTACACAATCTAAAAAACTAATGCCCAATATTTTTGCAGGTATTATTGTTGGAGGCATTGGTGTTTTATTAATGTTTACTCCCTGGACGTATCAGCCGGGTCATTATTTTGATCTAAGATCTATTTTATTGGCAATATCTGGCTTATATCTAGGGGCTATACCTACAATTATAGCAATTTTAATTACAGCAATTTACCGTCTATTTATGGGTGGAGCTTTTGTAGTAACAGGAGTCAGTCTCATTATAATTTCCGGTTTTTTGGGTTTAGGATGGCGCTATTTTCAACAAAGACGAGGGGGCAAAAACAGCATCGTGTCGCTATATCTTTTTGGAGTGGTAGTGCATGTGTGTATGATGCTCCTGCCCATATTGTTTCCTGCAGATGGATCGCTGGATGTTAAGTTTATGGCTTTGCCGGTAATAAGCATCTATCCTGTTATCACAGTTCTTTTGGGAAGATTAATGAATAAGCAATTAAAAAATTGGAAAAACCAGAAAACAAAAGAAAGGTTAAATGAATCTGAGCAACGGTATACAAAAATGATGTTGGATATTAATATGATCTTTATTAATGTAGATCTGGACAGCAATATTATATTCTGTAATAAATATTTGCTTTCCATTACTGGCTATACAGAGGAAGAACTTATTGGGAACAATACTGTAGACATTTTTATTCCTGAAGATGAAAAAGAAAAGACAAAAGAAGGGCTTCGGGAACTGTTTGAAAACAACCGGGATTTACATCAATTTGAAAGTAAAATACTTACAAAAGACAAAAAAGAATTATACATCTCCTGGTACAACTCAGTAATTACCGATGACTACGGAAAAATAAGGGGAATAGCCAGTTTGGGAGAGAATATTACAGAGAAAAAAGCAACATTCGACAAACTGAAAGAAGCCAAGGAAAAAGCAGAAGAAAGTAATCGCTTAAAGAGTGTTTTCCTGCAAAATATAAGCCATGAGATTCGTACTCCCATGAATGCTATTGTTGGGGCTATAAGCCTGTTGAAAGAATCGCATGGAGATAAAGGTACTCGCGAAAAATTCTATGAAATATTAGAAATAAGTGGCGCACGATTGCTTACCACTGTGAACGATTTGATAGATATCTCCCAGGTGGAAACCCAACAAATAAAAGTTAACAAATCTAACTTTAGTCTATCTAAAGTATTAGCTAATCATGTAGATGTTGCAACTCCATTAGCACGAAAAAATAATAATAAAATTATATGTACCAGCAAATACCTTCATACAGAAACAATCCTTCATACCGATAAAAATATGCTCACCAGCATTTTTATTAATTTGTTGAGTAATGCTAATAAGTTTACCACAAACGGCACCATAGAAATTGGAAGCCGCGATGAGGGCGGTGACATTGTCTTTTATATCAAAGATAATGGCATTGGTATCCCGAAAAACCGACTCGATGTAATTTTCGACAGGTTTGTTCAGGCAGATTCCAGTTTAAGTCGGGCGCACGAAGGCTCAGGCTTGGGCTTATCAATAGCCCAGGCTTATGCTAAGATGCTTGGTGGTAACTTATGGGTAGAATCAGAAGAAGGAAAGGGCAGTACCTTCTTTTTCAACATTCCAAAAGATGAAGTCACTCTTACAGCTCCCGATACAGGTAAAGAGGAGAGCGAAGTATTACTGCTACCAAATCGTAAAATTTTAATTGCTGAAGATGATAAATTGAACTATTTAATTCTGAAAAGAATAGTTGAGAACATGGGGGTAATTAATATTTTGCATGCAAAGAACGGTACCGAAGCAGTTGAAATGCTTAAGAATGACACTGAAATCTCTTTGGTATTAATGGACATCAAAATGCCAGAAATGAGTGGCGAAGAAGCAACCCAAAAAATCAGGACTTTTAATCCTGCTATTCCCATTATTGCCCAAACAGCATTCGCCATGCCTGGGGACCGGGAAAGATTTATTGAAATTGGATGTAATGATTATATCCCAAAACCCATTGATAAAAACGAATTAATGAAACTCTTACAAAAATATCTTAATTCAAATAATAAGGATATAACTACCAGATAG
- a CDS encoding KTSC domain-containing protein: MKRVNQYKKLFNVEKEIDLKELKTSYRNLVKEWHPDKFRETDEKHAEAEIKSKEIIDGYHFLVSIAPQTREANLEEYNRTISEAGIADYQHKGNLLEISFTNGTTYEYFGVNKKLFIKFISSDKQVRFAKRNIYNSFLYRKSKKDLELETA, translated from the coding sequence ATGAAGCGTGTAAATCAATATAAAAAGCTCTTTAATGTTGAAAAAGAGATAGACCTTAAAGAACTTAAAACCAGCTACCGAAACCTGGTTAAAGAATGGCACCCCGATAAATTTAGGGAAACTGACGAAAAGCACGCCGAAGCTGAAATTAAGAGTAAAGAAATTATAGATGGTTATCACTTTTTGGTAAGTATTGCCCCGCAAACTCGCGAAGCCAACCTGGAAGAATATAACCGCACCATAAGCGAAGCTGGAATTGCCGATTACCAACACAAAGGAAATTTACTGGAAATCTCTTTTACTAACGGCACTACTTACGAATATTTTGGTGTAAACAAGAAATTATTTATCAAGTTTATCAGCTCAGATAAGCAGGTTAGATTTGCCAAAAGAAATATTTATAATTCCTTTTTATATAGAAAATCTAAAAAAGATCTTGAGTTGGAAACAGCTTAG
- a CDS encoding VF530 family protein, whose product MEKSQPNNPLHGVKLAEILEFLVERYGWEEMGKRINIKCFTQDPSIKSSLKFLRKTPWARTKVENLYLESL is encoded by the coding sequence ATGGAAAAGAGCCAACCTAATAATCCATTGCACGGAGTTAAACTTGCCGAAATTCTTGAATTCCTGGTAGAACGCTATGGCTGGGAAGAAATGGGCAAACGCATTAATATTAAATGCTTTACCCAGGATCCTTCTATAAAATCCAGTTTAAAATTCTTACGAAAAACCCCCTGGGCCAGAACTAAAGTCGAGAATTTATATCTTGAATCCCTTTAA
- a CDS encoding DEAD/DEAH box helicase: MQTKNLQEILEKLEISQLNAMQQEAYKTIGENPNTVLLSPTGSGKTLAFLLPLLEVLDPDLAEVQALILVPSRELAIQIEQVTREMGAGFKANAVYGGRAFSKDKIELQHPPAILIGTPGRIADHFRRETFSTKNIKALVLDEFDKSLEVGFENEMKEIIGELSSLQKRILTSATQNIDIPGFVGLKNAKRIDYLKGEQPSLEIKTIQVNPKTKLQSLVKLLSENAKGSGIIFCNLKDSIAEVSDFLDKNNIEHGIFSGGMEQKDRERSLIKFRNGTHRILIATDLAARGIDVPEIDFIIHYQLPFKASEFTHRNGRTARMHQEGIAYVLSDRKTLPDFINANDYKIQNTKTDTDVAEKTTLFISGGRKDKISKGDIAGLFLKQGNLKKEELGLIELKQDCAFVAVPEKKADTLIEMLNNSRLKKKKVRVRYI, encoded by the coding sequence ATGCAAACTAAGAATTTACAGGAAATCCTTGAAAAACTGGAGATTTCCCAGCTAAATGCTATGCAGCAGGAAGCTTATAAAACTATTGGTGAAAACCCAAACACAGTTTTACTCTCTCCAACAGGATCGGGGAAAACCCTGGCATTTTTATTACCCTTACTCGAAGTATTAGATCCCGATCTTGCCGAAGTGCAGGCCTTGATTTTAGTACCTTCACGGGAACTCGCCATTCAAATAGAACAGGTTACCCGGGAAATGGGTGCCGGTTTTAAAGCAAATGCCGTATACGGCGGCAGGGCATTTTCTAAAGATAAAATAGAATTACAACACCCACCGGCCATTTTAATAGGTACTCCCGGTAGAATTGCCGATCATTTTAGACGGGAAACTTTTTCAACTAAAAATATAAAAGCACTTGTTTTAGATGAATTTGACAAATCTTTAGAAGTAGGTTTTGAAAATGAAATGAAAGAAATTATTGGGGAGCTTTCCAGTTTGCAAAAACGCATATTAACTTCGGCAACGCAAAATATTGATATTCCGGGATTTGTAGGTTTAAAAAATGCTAAACGAATAGATTATTTAAAAGGGGAGCAGCCTTCATTAGAAATTAAAACCATACAGGTAAATCCCAAAACAAAACTTCAAAGTTTGGTGAAGTTACTTTCTGAAAATGCTAAAGGCTCTGGTATTATTTTTTGTAACCTAAAAGACAGTATTGCTGAAGTAAGTGATTTTCTAGATAAAAATAATATTGAGCACGGAATTTTCTCGGGGGGAATGGAGCAGAAAGACAGGGAAAGATCACTTATTAAATTTAGAAACGGAACGCATAGAATACTAATTGCCACAGATCTTGCTGCACGCGGAATTGATGTTCCCGAAATAGATTTTATAATTCATTATCAATTACCTTTTAAAGCTTCAGAATTTACGCATAGAAACGGGCGTACCGCAAGAATGCACCAGGAGGGAATCGCTTACGTGCTTTCTGATAGAAAAACACTACCTGATTTTATAAATGCTAACGATTATAAAATTCAGAATACAAAAACCGATACCGATGTAGCTGAAAAAACTACTTTATTTATTTCGGGAGGAAGAAAGGATAAAATTTCAAAAGGAGATATCGCCGGACTTTTCTTAAAGCAGGGAAATCTTAAAAAAGAAGAACTTGGGCTTATCGAGCTGAAGCAGGATTGCGCATTTGTAGCGGTGCCAGAGAAAAAAGCTGATACACTTATCGAAATGCTCAATAATTCAAGGCTTAAGAAGAAAAAAGTAAGAGTACGTTATATTTAA
- a CDS encoding cold-shock protein, which produces MGKSQQTFSKTEKEKKKIKKRKEKEAKKQERKENSNKGGNFEDMIAYVDADGNLTDTPPDPSQKVEVEAESIEIGVPKKEDMPEEDPQRNGKVSFFDHSKGFGFIIDSENNEKYFVHVTGLIDEIDENDKVTFELERGMKGMNAVRVKQQ; this is translated from the coding sequence ATGGGCAAATCGCAGCAGACATTCAGTAAAACTGAAAAAGAAAAAAAGAAAATAAAAAAGCGTAAAGAAAAAGAGGCTAAAAAGCAGGAACGCAAAGAGAACTCCAACAAAGGCGGTAATTTTGAAGATATGATCGCTTATGTAGATGCCGATGGAAATCTTACCGATACTCCTCCGGATCCTTCTCAAAAAGTTGAAGTTGAAGCAGAAAGTATAGAAATTGGCGTTCCTAAAAAAGAGGATATGCCAGAAGAAGATCCGCAAAGAAACGGAAAGGTCTCATTTTTTGATCATTCTAAAGGTTTCGGATTTATTATAGATTCAGAAAACAACGAAAAATATTTTGTTCACGTTACCGGATTAATCGATGAGATTGATGAAAACGACAAGGTGACTTTTGAACTGGAACGAGGAATGAAAGGTATGAACGCCGTTCGCGTTAAACAACAGTAA
- a CDS encoding TVP38/TMEM64 family protein → MPDPVETTSVKKSKAPLIVSGIIIAALIAGYFFIPGVREFFTNAWEVLTSNDEERITEWVSEFGWMGPTILILAMVAQMFLIVIPSVALMVVSILAYGPIFGSLIIFAAIFTASSVGYFIGRYFGPVIVQKLIGPKNENKIEDFIDDYGFWAVIVTRINPFLSNDAISFVGGILKMGYWRFIGATLVGIAPLTIFIAIIGKSTDGLKTGLLWGSIVSLVIFILYVWWDKKKRKK, encoded by the coding sequence ATGCCCGATCCTGTTGAAACCACCTCCGTAAAGAAAAGTAAAGCACCATTAATTGTTTCTGGAATTATAATAGCTGCCTTGATAGCGGGTTATTTTTTTATTCCCGGGGTAAGGGAGTTTTTTACCAACGCCTGGGAGGTGTTAACCAGTAATGATGAAGAGCGCATCACCGAGTGGGTTTCAGAATTTGGTTGGATGGGGCCAACAATACTTATCCTGGCTATGGTGGCGCAAATGTTCTTAATCGTGATCCCTTCGGTAGCTTTAATGGTAGTTTCAATATTGGCTTACGGGCCTATCTTTGGAAGCCTAATTATTTTTGCAGCTATTTTTACGGCTTCAAGCGTAGGTTATTTTATAGGCCGGTATTTCGGGCCGGTTATCGTGCAGAAATTAATAGGACCTAAAAATGAAAATAAAATTGAAGATTTTATTGATGATTATGGGTTTTGGGCAGTAATTGTTACCAGGATTAATCCGTTTCTTTCTAATGATGCTATTAGTTTTGTAGGAGGTATTCTTAAAATGGGATATTGGCGTTTTATTGGCGCAACCCTTGTTGGTATTGCTCCCCTCACTATTTTTATAGCAATTATCGGTAAGAGCACCGATGGCCTTAAAACCGGCCTTCTTTGGGGCTCTATTGTAAGTTTGGTTATTTTTATTTTATACGTTTGGTGGGATAAGAAAAAGCGTAAAAAATAG
- a CDS encoding SdiA-regulated domain-containing protein, translating to MKLNKIVVGIVAGVFILAGLIFWAFKNNSYLSFDDDNKTYTIEEKWNLPPILQETSGISYLGNNEVACIQDEDGVIFIYNLETSKITSRITFGEGGDYEDITIIEDTAYVVRSDGKIYKVENFRKESPEIDTYQISGLDINGIESLEFDAKNNRLLFAVKEYNNRKATKGIYTFNLTSRKVNKKRLFTLDGSDEIYVKLRGGRSSEIIRPSSIRFHPTTGELYILEGNQPKLIILNHEGNEVKIHLLDPETFPQPEGLTFDEQNRLYISNESRRQPANILRVKLND from the coding sequence ATGAAATTGAATAAAATAGTAGTAGGGATTGTTGCTGGCGTGTTTATACTCGCCGGACTCATTTTCTGGGCTTTTAAGAATAACAGTTATTTATCTTTTGACGATGACAATAAAACCTATACTATTGAAGAAAAGTGGAATCTGCCGCCAATTCTTCAGGAAACTTCGGGGATAAGTTACCTGGGAAATAATGAAGTTGCCTGCATCCAGGATGAAGATGGAGTTATTTTTATTTACAATCTTGAAACTTCAAAAATTACATCTCGCATTACTTTTGGCGAGGGTGGTGATTATGAAGATATTACTATAATAGAAGACACTGCATATGTTGTGCGAAGCGATGGTAAAATATATAAAGTAGAAAATTTTAGGAAAGAATCTCCCGAAATTGATACTTACCAGATTTCCGGGTTAGATATTAATGGGATAGAAAGCCTGGAGTTTGATGCTAAAAACAATCGCTTATTATTTGCTGTTAAGGAATATAACAATAGAAAAGCTACCAAAGGAATTTACACTTTTAACCTCACCTCCAGGAAAGTAAATAAGAAGCGGCTCTTTACCCTTGATGGGAGCGATGAGATCTATGTAAAATTAAGAGGTGGGAGGTCGTCAGAGATTATTAGGCCGTCGTCTATTAGATTTCATCCCACTACAGGTGAGTTATATATTTTAGAAGGAAATCAGCCAAAATTGATTATCCTGAACCACGAGGGAAACGAGGTGAAAATTCATCTTCTTGATCCTGAAACTTTTCCCCAACCCGAAGGACTTACTTTTGATGAGCAAAATCGACTATATATTTCAAATGAAAGTAGAAGACAACCCGCAAATATTTTAAGAGTTAAATTAAACGATTAA
- a CDS encoding transglycosylase domain-containing protein: MLNKIKKSPKIKWAIIILLSLLTIFLLFFASIYFGAWGQLPSSTELKELKQNRATEVLAKNGELIGKFYVFDRQPITYKELPTHLINALVATEDARFFEHDGIDNRSLLRVVFKSILLQDDSAGGGSTISLQLAKNIYGRKDYGALGIVVNKFQEAIIAKRLEDIYSKEEIIRLYFNTVPFSDNTFGIESAAMKFFGKHTSEINLEEAAVLVGTLKASHSYNPRIFPERSRLRRDVVLEQMGKYGYLTEEEVQEAKQQELVLNYKSYSHDKGLAPYFREQVRKDVSEILDTLKNKDGKQFNIYRDGLSVHTTLDVKMQTLAEEALKEHLQNLQKQHEEAWGSAAPWLTNREIINDALKKTSAWKNLAKEGHSETEIMEVLNKEHPTELFNYEGTETKNVSTRDSVAHYLKFLNAGMLAVTPETGAVQAWVGGVNFQHFQYDHVSQSKRQVGSTFKPFVYTAALENGIEPCEYFSAREVTYAKGWTPSNSGSEEEDPHMNYNLKEALSKSMNTIAVKVLMETGIKNVINQAKAMGITSNLPEVPSIALGTASLNLTELTEAYTPFVNNGRTSKAYYITKIEDGEGNILAEFKPEISNSRSISETNRKIMIEMMKATVNEGTATRLRSTYGLRNDIAGKTGTTQNNKDGWFVGITPKLLAVTWVGSDDHRIGFRNTYIGQGANSALPVFAKLMQKMNSDPDFNEITQARFAPLSSEIKEMMDCDPEKRDGFFKRLFGDGDENEAEKPEKEEKKEKKGFFKRLFGGKDKN, translated from the coding sequence ATGCTAAACAAGATTAAAAAATCTCCCAAAATAAAATGGGCTATAATAATACTTCTCAGTCTTCTTACAATATTTTTGCTGTTTTTTGCAAGCATTTATTTTGGAGCCTGGGGGCAACTCCCCTCCTCTACCGAGTTAAAAGAGCTTAAGCAGAACAGGGCAACCGAAGTTTTAGCGAAAAACGGAGAACTTATTGGCAAATTTTATGTGTTCGACAGGCAACCTATTACTTATAAAGAGCTCCCAACCCATTTAATAAATGCCCTTGTGGCTACTGAAGATGCCCGTTTTTTTGAACATGATGGTATCGATAATCGAAGTTTGTTACGCGTTGTTTTTAAATCAATTCTACTTCAGGATGATTCGGCCGGTGGCGGGAGTACTATTAGTCTTCAGTTAGCTAAAAACATTTACGGAAGAAAAGATTACGGCGCTTTAGGAATTGTGGTAAATAAATTCCAGGAGGCAATTATCGCCAAAAGACTGGAAGATATTTATTCAAAAGAAGAAATTATCAGGCTCTATTTCAATACCGTTCCTTTTAGTGATAATACTTTCGGAATTGAGAGCGCCGCTATGAAATTCTTCGGAAAACATACTTCAGAAATCAATCTTGAGGAAGCCGCAGTTTTAGTAGGAACTTTAAAAGCTTCCCACTCTTACAATCCCAGGATTTTTCCTGAAAGAAGTCGTTTGCGTAGAGACGTAGTGTTAGAACAAATGGGAAAATACGGCTATTTAACCGAGGAAGAAGTACAGGAAGCCAAGCAGCAAGAATTGGTGTTGAATTACAAAAGCTACAGTCACGATAAAGGTCTTGCACCGTATTTTAGGGAGCAGGTTAGAAAAGATGTAAGTGAAATCCTGGATACGCTTAAAAATAAAGACGGAAAGCAATTCAATATTTATCGAGATGGTTTGAGTGTGCACACCACCCTGGATGTTAAGATGCAAACTTTAGCTGAAGAGGCTTTAAAAGAACATCTGCAAAATTTGCAAAAACAACACGAAGAGGCCTGGGGAAGCGCCGCGCCCTGGTTAACCAATCGGGAAATAATAAACGATGCTTTAAAAAAGACTTCGGCCTGGAAAAATCTTGCAAAAGAAGGTCATAGTGAAACTGAAATAATGGAAGTTTTAAATAAAGAACATCCTACCGAACTGTTTAATTATGAAGGCACCGAAACTAAAAATGTAAGTACAAGAGATAGTGTGGCTCATTATCTTAAATTCCTTAATGCAGGGATGCTTGCGGTTACTCCTGAAACCGGCGCAGTACAAGCCTGGGTTGGCGGAGTTAATTTTCAGCATTTTCAATACGATCATGTTTCCCAAAGTAAACGCCAGGTAGGTTCTACATTTAAGCCTTTTGTATATACCGCAGCTTTAGAAAATGGCATAGAACCCTGTGAATATTTTTCGGCTCGTGAGGTGACGTACGCAAAGGGCTGGACACCTTCAAACTCTGGGAGTGAAGAAGAAGACCCGCATATGAATTACAACTTAAAAGAGGCTTTAAGTAAATCCATGAATACCATTGCGGTAAAAGTGCTTATGGAAACCGGAATTAAAAATGTAATAAACCAGGCTAAAGCAATGGGAATTACATCTAATTTACCAGAAGTGCCTTCTATTGCCTTAGGTACTGCTTCTTTAAACTTAACCGAATTAACCGAAGCCTACACTCCTTTTGTAAATAATGGGAGAACCAGCAAAGCATATTATATCACAAAAATTGAAGATGGCGAAGGCAATATTTTAGCTGAATTTAAACCTGAAATTTCAAATAGCCGTAGTATTTCTGAAACCAATAGAAAAATCATGATAGAAATGATGAAAGCTACGGTAAATGAAGGCACCGCCACCAGATTAAGAAGCACTTATGGTTTAAGAAACGATATAGCCGGAAAAACAGGAACTACCCAAAATAACAAAGATGGTTGGTTTGTTGGAATAACTCCTAAGTTACTTGCCGTAACCTGGGTGGGGTCTGACGATCATAGAATTGGATTTAGAAATACTTATATTGGGCAGGGCGCCAATTCAGCATTGCCGGTTTTTGCTAAATTAATGCAGAAGATGAATAGCGACCCCGATTTTAATGAAATTACTCAGGCGAGATTTGCCCCTCTTTCCTCTGAAATAAAAGAAATGATGGATTGTGATCCGGAAAAAAGGGATGGTTTCTTTAAGCGTCTTTTTGGAGATGGTGATGAAAATGAAGCCGAAAAACCGGAAAAAGAAGAAAAGAAGGAGAAGAAAGGTTTTTTTAAGCGCCTTTTTGGAGGTAAGGATAAAAATTAA
- the katE gene encoding catalase HPII, giving the protein MKNEGKKKASENKKHEDLEKNREDGQDQFLTTNQGVKINDNQNSLKAGDRGASLLEDFILREKITHFDHERIPERIVHARGSGAHGYFQVYESMEKYTKAGFLQDPSKKTPVFTRFSTVAGFKGSTDLARDVRGFSVKFYTEEGNYDLVGNNIPVFFIQDAIKFPDLIHAVKPEPHNEIPQAASAHDTFWDFISLMPESMHMIMWAMSDRAIPRSLRMMEGFGVHTFRFVNKDGKGTFVKFHWKPLLGTHGVAWDEAQKISGNDPDFHRRDLWEAIDNGQFPEWELGVQLIPEEDEHKFDFDLLDATKLVPEEMVPVKKIGKMVLNRNPDNFFAETEQVAFHPGHIVPGIDFSNDPLLQGRLFSYTDTQLKRLGGPNFHEIPINRPIAPMHNNQRDGHMRQQINKGQTSYQPNSLGNGCPFQAKIAEGGFDSYPEKIDAKKVRERSESFKDHFSQATLFFNSQTEVEQQHIINALSFELGKVDAVEVRERMLGLLNEVNKDLAKEVASNLGMPVPKKKTQLNHGVPADFDPERYEPTKSNPSLDKDPALSMMHKGFGNIATRKVAFLCADGVEDKSVNDMKKALDKEGAMVKILGPNSTEVKTADGKSLKVDEAFRTSASVVFDAFYVPAGDKAHKALKKIPKAIHFLNEGYKHCKPIATAQENGLIEETYFWKNLDKKNLAEDGVIVGKGKSSEFIKAIGHHRFWKREEKDSIPA; this is encoded by the coding sequence ATGAAAAATGAAGGAAAGAAAAAGGCTTCCGAAAATAAGAAGCATGAGGACCTGGAAAAAAACCGTGAAGACGGCCAGGATCAGTTTTTAACTACCAACCAGGGAGTGAAAATTAACGATAATCAAAATTCCCTTAAAGCAGGAGATAGAGGAGCTTCTTTGCTCGAAGATTTTATTCTTAGGGAAAAAATCACCCATTTTGACCATGAAAGAATCCCCGAGAGAATAGTACATGCCAGAGGCTCGGGCGCCCATGGATATTTCCAGGTTTATGAATCTATGGAGAAATATACCAAAGCGGGTTTTTTACAGGATCCATCTAAGAAAACCCCGGTTTTTACCCGGTTTTCTACTGTAGCCGGATTTAAAGGTTCAACAGATTTAGCCCGGGATGTACGCGGATTTTCGGTGAAATTTTATACTGAAGAAGGAAATTATGACCTGGTAGGAAATAATATCCCGGTTTTCTTTATCCAGGATGCTATAAAATTCCCAGATCTAATTCACGCTGTAAAACCTGAACCGCATAATGAAATTCCGCAAGCTGCTTCTGCTCACGATACTTTCTGGGATTTTATTTCATTAATGCCAGAATCTATGCACATGATAATGTGGGCAATGAGTGACAGGGCCATTCCTAGAAGTTTAAGAATGATGGAAGGCTTTGGAGTACACACGTTTAGATTTGTGAATAAAGATGGAAAAGGAACTTTTGTGAAATTCCACTGGAAACCACTACTTGGAACCCACGGAGTTGCCTGGGATGAAGCACAAAAGATTTCAGGGAACGATCCCGATTTCCATAGAAGAGATCTTTGGGAAGCAATTGATAATGGCCAGTTCCCAGAGTGGGAGCTTGGCGTACAATTAATTCCAGAAGAAGATGAACATAAATTTGACTTTGACCTGCTGGATGCTACAAAGTTGGTTCCTGAAGAAATGGTACCTGTTAAGAAAATCGGTAAAATGGTACTGAACAGAAATCCCGATAATTTCTTTGCAGAAACCGAACAGGTAGCTTTCCATCCAGGACATATTGTTCCGGGAATAGATTTCAGTAACGACCCACTTTTGCAGGGTAGATTATTTTCTTACACCGATACACAGCTGAAGCGACTTGGAGGACCAAACTTTCACGAAATCCCAATTAACCGACCAATCGCACCAATGCACAACAACCAGCGCGATGGGCATATGAGGCAGCAAATTAATAAAGGACAAACCAGTTATCAGCCAAATTCATTAGGTAACGGCTGCCCGTTCCAGGCTAAAATTGCAGAAGGCGGTTTTGACAGTTACCCTGAAAAAATTGACGCTAAAAAAGTGCGTGAACGTAGCGAAAGTTTTAAAGATCATTTTAGCCAGGCTACCCTGTTCTTTAACAGTCAGACCGAAGTTGAACAACAGCACATTATCAACGCTTTAAGTTTTGAACTTGGTAAGGTAGATGCCGTAGAGGTAAGGGAAAGAATGTTAGGCTTGCTGAATGAGGTGAATAAAGATTTAGCTAAAGAAGTTGCATCAAATTTGGGAATGCCTGTTCCGAAGAAAAAAACGCAATTAAATCACGGAGTTCCCGCAGATTTTGACCCAGAACGTTATGAACCTACTAAAAGCAATCCTTCTTTAGATAAAGACCCTGCGTTAAGTATGATGCATAAAGGATTTGGAAATATCGCAACCCGAAAGGTAGCCTTTTTATGCGCCGATGGGGTAGAAGATAAATCCGTTAACGATATGAAGAAAGCATTAGATAAGGAAGGCGCAATGGTAAAAATTCTTGGGCCAAATTCTACTGAAGTTAAAACTGCCGATGGTAAATCACTTAAAGTAGATGAAGCTTTTAGAACCAGCGCTTCTGTAGTTTTTGATGCTTTCTATGTGCCCGCGGGAGATAAAGCCCATAAGGCATTGAAGAAAATTCCGAAAGCGATTCATTTCTTAAATGAAGGTTACAAGCATTGTAAACCAATTGCTACAGCCCAGGAGAATGGTTTAATTGAAGAAACTTATTTCTGGAAAAACCTGGATAAGAAAAACCTTGCTGAAGATGGTGTGATTGTAGGAAAAGGTAAATCATCAGAATTTATTAAAGCTATAGGCCATCACCGTTTCTGGAAAAGAGAGGAAAAAGATAGTATTCCTGCATAA